From Gracilimonas sp.:
GGTCAAGTGCAGCCCGTACATCATTGGAGGCTACGTCAACGTCAATGCTTTGGGCAAACTCCAGGGTAACCCTACTTCGTCCTTCACTGGAGCTCGAACGAACTCTTTCTACTCCGGGAACACCGGCAAGGGCATTTTCAATAGGTTCAGTAATGATTTGCTCAATTTCTTCGGGCCCCACGTTTGGATATTCAGTAGCAACGGTAAGCTGCGGATACTCAATAGGGGGAAGCAAATCTACGGGGAGGAACCTGAACCCGATTACTCCAAGGGTAATGATGATCAGGAAGACCATCGAGGTGGCAACGGGACGTTTAATCGAAGTTTCTGTAATAGGCATGATCGAAAGGCTTAAAGGGTAACGTTATTTTGTTGGTTGTCACGGTCACGCATGATTTCTTCAAGTAAATCCTCGCGTTGCAGTTGCTGAAGCTGAAAGATGCGGTCCCAGCTCATGGTACGAATTCGGGCTTGTGTTCTTCCTTCAGAGAGTAAGTCTTGACCAACAGTGACTACCCATTGACCGCTTTCCAAACCGTTCACCCCAAGCTCCATTCTACCCTCTGCTACAACATCAATAGGTTTAAACTGCACAGGTGTGGGTTGGGTCATAGCTCTCAGGCCCCCTGAATTATTATCACTGGAGTCACTGACCGGCTCTATTTCAGAACCAAGTGATGTAGCTACAAACACACCTTCTCTTCCTGTTGTGGGATCGGTATAAAGCGCACTGACAGGAATTAAGGTAGCTTGTTCACTTTCACCGAAAAAGATATCAACGGGTACAAACATCCCGGGACGTAATAAACCGTTTACATTGTTAACATCAATTTCAGCTTCCGTACTCCGTGACACTTCATTTAAGAAGGGAGAAATACGGGATAATTTGGCGTTGATAGAGCTTGGTTCACCCTCACTATTCTCAATAAGGATTCGGGCAGATTGCCCAACCTGAATTCGATTCAACATACTTTCAGTAAGAACGATCTCAATTTTGAGCTTTGTTAAATCCCCGATTAGAAATAATTGGGTATTTGTAGAGGCCTGCATGCCGATTTCAGCATTACGCTGACCTACAGTTCCGGAAATAGGGGCCCGTATTACTGCTTTGTTTAGCTCATCTTTGCGTTCTTCCACCAAAGACCTGGCCTGATCGAGTTGCGCTTCTGCCAATTCAACATCGGCTTCGGCTGATAAAAGCCGGGCTTCAATTTGTTCAACTTCCAACTGACTGGTCAGGTTCTTCTCTTCCAGTTGTTTTGTCCGTTTAAATTCAGACTGAACTTCAGCGAGCTGAGCTTTGGCTTGCTTTAACTGGGCATTGTTAATCTTGAGCCCTGCTTCTGCCTGCTGAAGTTGTTTTTCCAACACATCGGTATTCAACTGAACCAGTTTAGTGCCTTTTTCTACGAAATCTCCGTTTTTTACAAAAACCTGCTCTACCACCCCCGAAATTTCCGGATACAAGGCCACTTGGTTTTCTGATTTCACATTACCACTGAATCGTTCTACCAGTGGGAGTGAACCGTAACGGGCCTGAACCGCTTCTACTGATGGAATTACAGAATTTCCGGTTGTTTGATTTTGACTGGTATCTTCATCAGACCCCGAACAAGCATTTAAAAGGAGCAGTAAGGCGGTAAGTACAAATAGTTTTGGTAAGACAAGTAGCTGTTTCATAGTATAATTATTGAGTTCATATGCAAAACTCAATTGTTTACTAAACCGCTCCCCTGCAAATGTTAAATGGTATAAAAAAGAAAACCCCTTGAAATTCTGAATGACTTCGAAGGGGTTTTTAAGGAAAAAAGGGTCTTACGCTATTTCACCAGCACCATTTTCTTCGATAGCGAGTAGGCTTTTCCGGAAGCGGACTCCACGTTTAGTACATATATGTACATTCCGGAAGCGTAGCGGGAAGCATCCCAGTTCAGTTTATAGTATCCCGGGCGTACGCCGTTTTCGTTGATCAGCGTTTCCACTTTTCGACCAAGGATGTCAAACACGGTGATACTTACCTTCGCCTGCTCAGCCAATTCGTAATGAATGGTTGTTGTAGGGTTGAACGGGTTCGGATAGTTTTGTGACATGGTGAAACTTTCCGGCAGTTCTTCTGCAACGTTAACCGCTTTTCGGGCAATTTGCTGCTGAGCCGGTTTTCCTTTCGCTCTCAGGTCGGAGGCGATGATGAGTTCGGCATCCTGATCGTTCAGGGAGTGGAAGGTCAGGGTTGCAATTTCTCTTTCCTGAACCGGTGAAAGGGCTCCGAAGTTGGCCACGTTAAGCGTAATAATCCCGTTAACGCTATCCACATGGGAGAGAAACACATTGGCGCTGCTGCTGTGCATGTTGAACAGCTCCTGATCGGTAATATCAGCAACACTGAGCTTCTCTTCATCGTAATCGATCACCAATGAAAGCGCAGTCACGCTGTCGGGGTGGGAGAGGGCAAAGGCATAAGTGACTTCACGCGGAGCATTCGGGTTGCTGCTGTATTCCTGCGCCTGCTGTACTTTGGTATAGCTGATATGTTGCAGGGTGTCAGAAATGGACAGTGCGGATTTTTGCTGTGAAGCCGGCTGAATGGTATTGTCATTACCGACTGTAATCTCAGTTCCCGAATTTAGTGCTTGCTTAGCACCTGAGCGCAGAGCAGAAGCCGCATCACTTACAGAACCGTTATCCATTCCGGAAATCAGAGCAGCCATGTGCTGTGCTTTGGCAGCTTTGTTTCTGTCTTGAGTTAAATTCCAGAATCGAATAAAAGCGACGATATCTTCAACGTTGAAATCGTTATCTGTATTCAGGCGTGCATTCGGGAAAGTTAAGCCACCACTAAAATCAAGAGGAGCAGTCTCAAACCCAAAGTCATTATCTCTCCAGCCATTGCTGAAGGAATTCAGGTCATCGAAGTCAACAGCGAAGTCATTGTTAAAATCGCCGATCATGGTGACGTAAAATTCAGGAGAGGAATAGGTGTCATCAGCTGATGTAAATTGTCCGTCTCCATCAACATCAACAAAATACTGACCGCCGCTGTTATCCTGCATGTTTTGTGATGAAATCTGAACAGTAAGAGTATCCAGACTGTAGAAGTTGTTGTTATCCAGAATCAGGCTGTTACCTTCTGCGTTCAGAGCACCGGGAGTAATAGTCTGGCCATCGTCATTGATAAAGGTAACAGCACCGGAAAATACCGTTGAGAAGTTATTAAGTGTATTAATGTCGGTATCAAAAACGATTTCTACGCCATTATTTACATACAGTACATTTCCATTTGGGTTGAAATCGTTGACACTCAGAGGAGTAATCAGGAAGTTTTTGCTTACGCCGATTGTACCACTGAATTGTCCCCGAATAGCGATGTCGAGATTACCGTTTCCATCCATGTCGTAAGGATGGATGCTGACGGCTCCATTGAAATCGCTGGTAAGCACTATTTCTGAAGAGAAGGAGTTGCCTCCATTATTTTGGAACCACATTCCCTGACCATCGTCCGGTGAGGTTGCGAGTATATCCGTCAGTCCGTCTCCGTTAAGATCACCAACCGAAACATCTACAACCTGGGTAATACCGGTGCCTATAACCGACTTACTTCCAAAGGTGCCGTCTCCATTGTTGATAAACGCCCCAACCTCGCTATCTCCCGATGAAGCATAAACCACATCGAGGTCGCCGTCATTATCGAGGTCGGCTGCTGTCACTCTTTCGGGATTGGTGATGTTGGACCCGATTACGGTTCGGGTAAATGAACCGTTTCCATTATTTTGATAATAAGCTACTTCATGGCCGCCATTCTCACCTGAAACGATATCGGTGAGGTTGTCGCCGTTAAAGTCTCCGGCAAAAACAGAATTGATCAGGTTGCTGTTATCAACTACTGAGTTCTCCGGGCCAAATGCGACTGCAGACTGGAAGCTCTGGTTTTCGTACCAGCTGATTTTACCATCACCGGAAGAAGCAATGACAACATCGGTAAACCCGTCGTTGTTCATATCTGCCGGGAATATATCAGAAATGCCGGTATGATTAACGGTAACCGTAGTTTCATCCAGGAATCCGGTAGTAGATGTACTTCCTCCGTTATTTTTCAGAACTCTGAACTCATTGTTCACATTCGAAGTAAATACAAGATCCGGGAAATCACTTCCATATACATTCATCGTCCTGATTATTGCCGGAGATACCGATCCCGGATAATTCAGACTTAGTACGCTGTTGAAAGGATTGTCACCATCAGAGAAAAGTAATGAAATTAGATTATCTGCGGGTCGGGTGGCAATCAAATCTTCAAAACCATCTCCGTTAATGTCAGCCGAGGTTATGTTACCTCTGCCTGAGAACCCACCTTGAGTTTCGAACAGGCCAAAGGTTCCTTCACTTTCATTGAGGTATAGATACTTGTGAGGATACGTGTATCCAATTCCATTGGTTGTTACCGAAACATTTACAAAACCGGATAAACCAGCCGGCGCTTCTACAACAATTGAAGCAGAGTCAGCGCTGATAACATTAGCGTTAGTACCACCAAACTGCACCTGATTTTCAGAGGATACGTTAGAAAACCCAATACCTGATAAGGTAACCTGAGTTCCTTCAACACCGGAAGTAGGGTAAATTCCGGAAATCTGGGTTGATATGGCTTTGATGCTTACGGTATCTGAGGCTACGCGGGTATTACTTGAGTCGATAGCCACCACCCGATAGTAGTAGGTTACACCGTTATTCAGGCCGGTATCTTCGTAGGTAGTTCCTGTTTGTGGTGTGCCGAGCAGGGAGGTGAATCCATCTACATCAGGATTGGTACTTCGAACTACATCATACCCCAGGAGATCTGTTTCAGTATTGGCATCCCAGCTTAATGAGGCCGAGCCAATATTTCCGGAAACCGTTACGCCGGTTGGAGGGGCGGGAGGGGTATCCACATTTTTCAATAAGAGCAATTGATTAGCTGTATAATCTCCAACAACTAAATCAAGTAAACCTGCTTCCGTTAAGTCTGCAGCAGCCACAGATCGCAATTCTCCGGCACCGGATAGGAGCGTATCTGCAGTATCAAAGCTGCCGGAACCGAGGTTTTTATACCAAACCAGGTCACCATTTAAGGTAGAAACAATGACGTCTTTGAGGTCATCACCGTTTAAGTCGGCAGCCGTAGCATTAAAAGGATCAGTCAGGTCGCTGGAAATAACACTTTGAGCTCCAAAGGTTCCGTTACCGGAACTGTTAGAGTACCAGGCCACTTTAGAATCGGTTTGTGAAATCGAAAGCACATCAACAAAACCGTCGTTATCCAGATCTGCAGTGATAACGTTTTGAGGATTATCAACTGAAGAGCTAATTACCGAAGCAGCAGCAAAGGTGCCGGCGTTATTAACATACTGCACAATTTGATTTGAAGCTTCAATCGATGCAACGAGGTCAAAATCACCATCCCCATCAAAATCGGCAGCTTTTACATCATTAGCCAGAGGAGCATTGCCGTCTATCAATTGCTGAAGCACAAAAGTACCGGTGCCGTTATTCTCATAATACGAGATATCGTCAGAAATGGTATGTACATGAATGATATCCGTATCCCCATCAAGGTTGACATCAAACGCTATCACGTCCTGGGAGTTATAGTTAGAGATAACCGGGAAGGTCTCAATTACGGAACCATCCACACTGGAAAAGTTAAAAGCACCATCATTTTTATACCAGCCCAGCACATTGTTATATGCCGCGGCGACATCTAAAATACCGTCACCATCAAAATCAGCGTAGGTAACGCTGCGTGCACGTGCATCGCCTGTTTCTCCCAAGGCCTCAGGAGCGGAAAAAGTCAGGCTACCGAGGTTTTCAAGGTAGTCTACATTGTTAGATGAATTCTCGTTGTAGGATGCGGTTAGGATATCGAGATCCTGGTCGTTATCCAGATTGGCAATCTGCACTTCAAGTATGCCCGACAGGGTAGCAAGGGATGTAGGATCCTGGAAAAAGCCGCTTTCCCCAGGAGTATCTTCCAATACGGTGTACATATCCGGCGCATTCAGGAATGTATTCCCGTTTATGACTACGGTAACCGGGTAGGTGCCCGGAGATACAGCCGGTATGGTGACGGAGATCTTAATTGAATCTGATGAGGTAATGGTGGCACTTTGTCCGCCAATCTGTACATCGAGAGAACTGTTGGTGAGGTTAGCACCGTAGATAGTTAATGAACTTCCGGCGTCTCCGGCGGTTGCAGACAGTGCATAAAGGCTCTTAATTTTGAATGGTACAACTACTTCATCACTTAACTGCGATAAGGCGCCTGTTACGGTATCATAGGCTGCC
This genomic window contains:
- a CDS encoding efflux RND transporter periplasmic adaptor subunit, with protein sequence MKQLLVLPKLFVLTALLLLLNACSGSDEDTSQNQTTGNSVIPSVEAVQARYGSLPLVERFSGNVKSENQVALYPEISGVVEQVFVKNGDFVEKGTKLVQLNTDVLEKQLQQAEAGLKINNAQLKQAKAQLAEVQSEFKRTKQLEEKNLTSQLEVEQIEARLLSAEADVELAEAQLDQARSLVEERKDELNKAVIRAPISGTVGQRNAEIGMQASTNTQLFLIGDLTKLKIEIVLTESMLNRIQVGQSARILIENSEGEPSSINAKLSRISPFLNEVSRSTEAEIDVNNVNGLLRPGMFVPVDIFFGESEQATLIPVSALYTDPTTGREGVFVATSLGSEIEPVSDSSDNNSGGLRAMTQPTPVQFKPIDVVAEGRMELGVNGLESGQWVVTVGQDLLSEGRTQARIRTMSWDRIFQLQQLQREDLLEEIMRDRDNQQNNVTL